A single genomic interval of Bacillus smithii harbors:
- a CDS encoding DUF975 family protein has product MKIRSIKREARQALKNHWGFAVLLSIVVFLVYSVVPYLVEVILSGGFTRWATEEQNWPAIVSQILTLLLTPVTVGYSWVFLRLVRKEPVQIKNTFELFSGKLYWKSLGLTILITIYTFLWSLLLVIPGIIKSFAYSQAYFILKDHPDYSLNQIITESRKMMNGYKWRYFLLQLSFIGWFILSLITLGIGFLWLVPYVYSSLARFYEEISQKREEVPQP; this is encoded by the coding sequence ATGAAAATAAGGAGCATCAAGAGAGAAGCGCGGCAGGCGCTAAAAAACCATTGGGGATTTGCAGTGCTTTTGAGCATCGTCGTCTTTTTGGTTTATTCAGTGGTCCCTTATTTAGTAGAAGTCATTTTAAGCGGCGGTTTTACACGATGGGCAACTGAAGAGCAAAACTGGCCTGCCATTGTGTCTCAAATCCTCACATTGTTGTTAACACCGGTTACGGTTGGATACAGTTGGGTATTTTTACGATTGGTGAGAAAAGAACCTGTTCAAATAAAGAACACGTTCGAGCTGTTCTCCGGCAAGTTGTACTGGAAATCGCTCGGCTTGACCATTCTCATAACCATTTACACGTTTTTATGGTCTTTATTATTAGTCATTCCCGGTATTATTAAGAGCTTCGCTTATTCTCAAGCTTACTTTATTTTGAAAGATCATCCGGACTATTCATTAAATCAAATCATTACAGAGAGCAGAAAAATGATGAACGGATACAAATGGAGATACTTTCTGCTGCAATTAAGTTTTATTGGCTGGTTCATCCTCAGTTTGATTACTTTAGGTATCGGGTTTCTTTGGTTAGTTCCTTACGTCTACAGCTCATTAGCCCGTTTTTATGAAGAAATCTCTCAAAAAAGGGAAGAAGTTCCCCAACCATAA